The DNA sequence CCCGACCAACTTCGCAGTTTGGAGTTTTCTAAGAGGCGATCGCCATTGGGGTGATAGACTGCGAAGCTCACCGACAAATCGGCATCCAGTATAGCGCTGACGGTTTGACCGGCTTCTAATTGCAGGAAGAAAACTTTAACCTCGCCCGGTTGCAGCGTTCCGCTCGGAGACTCCGCTTCGTTAGCAGCAAGCGTTATCGGGGCTGAAGACTGTTGCGATCGCAGGCTTCGTAGGAAATCGGCGATCGTCGCTCGTTCGATTTGCAAAAGCGCACTGCTTTGGGGGGTTTGACCTGCGATTTCTGGGAAGTGATAGGCTAACAGCATTTCTGCGACATCAAACAGCGCTTTCTCGCTCAACTTAAATGAGGCTGCCGCACGGACTATACTGTCTCGCTCCTCGGTATTGTAGCGCCCCAAGCGTTGGCGCGCCGATAGACTGAGAAACTCGAGGCGAGCGATCGCGTCTGTTCCGATAGTATCCCAGCGTTCGCGCCAAACGCTATCTTCCGGAGCTAGGGAAGGCGTTTTTCCGGTTTGCGATGGATAAGTATCCCAAAAAAACTCATTCGTCAGTTGGGTAAAAAACTCGTAATTCAGACCCGATCGCAAGCGGCGATCGCGCAGTGCCAGTTTTCGCTCCCGTTCTGCCTCCGGTAAACTCGCTTCTGGCTCGGGTTCGGGATCGTCTGCGGGTAAAAAGTTTAACGCCTTCGACTGAGAAACTCGCCCCTCTCCTTCGCTCGCCAGCAATTGAGCATTGCGATCGATCCACAATCGACTCGCCCACCAGCCCGCAGTCCCAGAACCCAAGCTATACGCACAGACGAGCGCGAGATTAACCAATACTCTCGATCTCTGGAATCGCACGACTTGACGAGAAGTTGTTACAGAACGCGAGCGAGATTTATGCGAACCGACCGTCGATACAACCTCGGAAGATGGCTCGCTTTTCGGCTTTTCAATGCTAAATAGAGCGGAAGCCAAACTTTCCTCGATACTCTTGTCTGTTTCGCTATCAGTTCGGGGAACCTCAGATTCCTCGGATAGCGAACTCGGTACGAGCGAAGGGGGCGGAACGTGGATTTCGGGCGCTACTGTTTCTTGTGTTAAGGCTATTGGTTCGGCTACTGTTGCTTGGGTTAAGGCTATTGGTTCGGCTACTGTTGCTTGGGT is a window from the Oscillatoria sp. FACHB-1406 genome containing:
- a CDS encoding serine/threonine-protein kinase, translated to MSKVNGIQSGEIIGDRYCILYELGRGRWSQTYLVREREGKCERGVLKLFTPVLPGGEAAAKATVRFENAARKLSRLQHPQLSKLKHFFPTSFRDRKSWCCVYECVEGLNYQEFLQLRWQHGRRFKEEEVIELLRQSLPILVYLHQKGMIHGDLALENIMQRQADKQTVFIDFGAFKQLVAILNPSDKKKRFYGGMAGYDAPERLRAGTAGPQSDLYALGAIAIALLSAREPQQLRNPESFSWDWSQIPASADFQEILQRMLAPESSDRFSDAGTTLEAVRALLWEPQSEAEPIALTQATVAEPIALTQATVAEPIALTQETVAPEIHVPPPSLVPSSLSEESEVPRTDSETDKSIEESLASALFSIEKPKSEPSSEVVSTVGSHKSRSRSVTTSRQVVRFQRSRVLVNLALVCAYSLGSGTAGWWASRLWIDRNAQLLASEGEGRVSQSKALNFLPADDPEPEPEASLPEAERERKLALRDRRLRSGLNYEFFTQLTNEFFWDTYPSQTGKTPSLAPEDSVWRERWDTIGTDAIARLEFLSLSARQRLGRYNTEERDSIVRAAASFKLSEKALFDVAEMLLAYHFPEIAGQTPQSSALLQIERATIADFLRSLRSQQSSAPITLAANEAESPSGTLQPGEVKVFFLQLEAGQTVSAILDADLSVSFAVYHPNGDRLLENSKLRSWSGRASENGIYTCILVSQSPVANAYNLSLTATASN